In one window of Bdellovibrio bacteriovorus W DNA:
- a CDS encoding amidophosphoribosyltransferase (COG0034 Glutamine phosphoribosylpyrophosphate amidotransferase) has protein sequence MCGVVGLIGEENAGEKLYPALFALQHRGQDAAGILSYDFSRSQFYLEKDMGLVEDVITPERRARLKGTMALGHTRYSMRENYDKEDLQPLFLSYPYGIGMIHNGNVTNYDEVDEYLRKTKFRWTFSHNDLEILLHMTAIGLAARKDRENLIENLAESIRELQQKVEGAYSAIAILADQGMFAFCDSFGIRPMLIGRKKKGDKYSYCFASEKQVFFGLDYEYWRDLAPGEFAFVDRDLNFHSFILNQKKPRPCMFEWMYFAGSETEWHGRPVYEVRLKLGEILAQECQKLGFDIDVVAPVPDTSRAAACRMAEVLQKPYREVLIKNRYVHRSFIVNQPELRQIMVNLKLSPVETEIRGKNILLVDDSIVRGTTSMRIVRLLKSAGAKKVYLASTSPPIKHPCYYGIDFPKHESLIAHRHSEKEMMKLLEVDGLLFLPQERLKEAIGLPSLCMACVDGDYPVPVSSEEFLKSRRFNIGGDGKSEVPL, from the coding sequence ATGTGTGGTGTTGTAGGACTTATCGGAGAAGAAAATGCGGGTGAAAAACTCTATCCTGCACTTTTCGCTCTTCAACATCGCGGACAGGATGCCGCTGGGATTCTGAGTTACGACTTTTCCAGATCTCAGTTTTATCTAGAAAAAGACATGGGGCTTGTCGAAGATGTGATCACGCCAGAGCGGAGAGCTCGCCTTAAGGGGACCATGGCGCTGGGGCATACTCGATATTCCATGCGCGAAAACTACGATAAAGAAGATCTTCAGCCGCTCTTCCTAAGTTATCCCTACGGAATCGGGATGATTCATAACGGGAACGTCACAAACTATGACGAGGTCGATGAATATTTAAGAAAAACAAAATTCAGATGGACCTTTAGTCACAACGATCTTGAGATTCTTTTGCATATGACAGCCATTGGTTTGGCCGCGCGAAAAGATCGAGAAAATTTAATAGAAAATCTTGCGGAATCTATCCGTGAATTACAGCAAAAAGTTGAAGGGGCCTATAGCGCCATCGCTATTTTGGCAGATCAGGGGATGTTTGCATTCTGTGATTCGTTTGGCATTCGACCGATGCTGATTGGGCGCAAGAAAAAAGGCGACAAATACAGCTACTGTTTTGCCTCTGAAAAACAGGTGTTTTTTGGTTTGGATTATGAATACTGGCGCGATCTAGCTCCTGGCGAGTTTGCCTTTGTAGATCGCGATCTTAACTTTCATTCATTCATTTTAAATCAAAAAAAGCCTCGCCCTTGTATGTTTGAGTGGATGTACTTTGCAGGCTCTGAGACGGAGTGGCATGGCCGCCCAGTCTATGAAGTTCGTTTAAAGCTCGGAGAGATTCTTGCGCAAGAATGCCAGAAGTTAGGTTTTGATATCGACGTGGTAGCGCCTGTTCCTGACACTTCAAGGGCAGCAGCTTGTCGAATGGCGGAAGTGCTTCAGAAGCCCTATCGTGAAGTTCTCATCAAGAACCGCTACGTTCATCGCAGTTTTATTGTGAATCAACCAGAGCTGAGACAAATCATGGTGAATCTAAAGCTTTCTCCTGTAGAAACAGAGATTCGCGGAAAAAATATACTCTTAGTGGATGACAGCATCGTTAGAGGTACAACCTCGATGCGTATTGTACGCCTGTTGAAGTCTGCGGGAGCCAAGAAGGTTTATTTAGCAAGCACTTCACCGCCAATCAAGCATCCTTGCTACTACGGCATCGACTTCCCTAAGCATGAGTCTTTGATTGCCCATAGGCACAGCGAAAAAGAAATGATGAAGCTTCTCGAAGTGGACGGACTTTTATTCCTTCCTCAAGAACGCTTAAAAGAGGCCATTGGACTTCCGAGTCTGTGCATGGCTTGCGTTGATGGCGATTATCCAGTTCCCGTAAGTTCTGAAGAGTTTTTAAAGTCTCGTCGTTTCAATATTGGTGGCGATGGAAAAAGTGAGGTTCCCCTATGA
- a CDS encoding Na/H antiporter (COG0475 Kef-type K+ transport systems, membrane components), translating to MRFILWLTLGLILGPSWLGIEKTPLLQTVIQSAGGLFLFLAGFELRFSHLKEDKIFYRMGFIGSFVIPVVIGYFAFERNLFMAFAMGISALPVAIQILKEKGLYKTLLAERALTLASLCDILPWLALIFILPAKDISSWLTGHWVVLCFFLGIIAGRFTPKEFPSWFQGFQTWILSPIFFIGLGWGVDLLRYFEMTTFLKVLTFAVLTKFLGSYVFFRISGQRHFFSWNLAWLLNARGAMEIIAAQFAFEAGLISAPQFSALVLLGVVTSLMAIPLVRTR from the coding sequence GTGAGGTTTATTCTCTGGCTCACTCTCGGGCTTATCTTAGGCCCCTCATGGTTGGGGATTGAAAAGACGCCACTTTTACAAACGGTTATCCAAAGTGCTGGGGGACTGTTTCTATTTCTAGCTGGTTTTGAGTTGCGATTCAGTCATCTTAAAGAAGACAAAATTTTTTATCGCATGGGGTTTATAGGTTCTTTCGTAATTCCCGTGGTCATTGGTTATTTTGCTTTTGAGAGAAATCTATTCATGGCCTTTGCAATGGGGATTTCTGCGCTTCCGGTGGCCATTCAAATCCTCAAAGAAAAAGGACTCTATAAAACTCTTCTTGCAGAGCGAGCTCTGACATTGGCGAGTCTCTGTGACATCTTACCTTGGTTAGCATTAATTTTTATTCTACCGGCTAAAGATATCTCGTCGTGGTTAACAGGACACTGGGTGGTTTTGTGTTTCTTTCTTGGAATCATCGCTGGCAGATTCACGCCGAAAGAATTTCCCTCTTGGTTTCAGGGTTTTCAAACGTGGATTCTTTCTCCGATTTTTTTCATTGGTTTAGGTTGGGGAGTTGATCTTCTTCGCTATTTCGAGATGACTACTTTCTTAAAAGTATTAACATTTGCAGTGCTGACGAAGTTCCTTGGCAGTTATGTGTTTTTTAGAATCTCAGGACAGAGACATTTCTTCTCATGGAATCTTGCATGGCTTTTAAACGCACGTGGAGCGATGGAAATCATCGCAGCTCAATTTGCATTTGAGGCAGGCTTGATCTCGGCACCTCAGTTCTCTGCTTTGGTTTTATTAGGAGTGGTGACGTCCTTGATGGCGATTCCCTTGGTCCGCACTCGCTAA
- a CDS encoding prolyl-tRNA synthetase (COG0442 Prolyl-tRNA synthetase), which translates to MGAHFLDAQGKAKPFEMGCYGIGVTRTVQAAIEQSHDKDGIIWPLEIAPFKVHMCVLDPADAELMKVAEQFYADFNAQGVDVFMDDRDERPGVKFKDADLLGMPVRVVIGKRGLQNNEIEVVDRKSKEVSKVAPNAVMETVQGLLKARS; encoded by the coding sequence ATGGGTGCTCACTTCTTGGATGCACAAGGTAAGGCAAAACCATTTGAGATGGGTTGTTATGGTATTGGTGTGACTCGTACTGTTCAAGCTGCGATCGAACAATCCCACGACAAAGACGGTATCATTTGGCCTCTAGAGATTGCTCCTTTTAAAGTTCACATGTGTGTTCTAGATCCTGCAGATGCTGAGCTTATGAAGGTCGCTGAGCAGTTCTACGCGGACTTCAATGCTCAAGGTGTTGATGTATTCATGGACGATCGTGACGAGCGCCCAGGGGTTAAATTTAAAGATGCAGATCTTCTCGGTATGCCAGTACGCGTGGTGATTGGTAAGCGTGGTTTGCAAAACAACGAAATTGAAGTTGTTGATCGTAAGAGTAAAGAAGTTTCTAAAGTTGCTCCAAACGCGGTGATGGAAACTGTTCAAGGGTTGTTGAAGGCACGCAGTTAA
- a CDS encoding prolyl-tRNA synthetase (COG0442 Prolyl-tRNA synthetase) encodes MKWSKSHVYTLKEAPSDAEIPSHQLLIRGGFMKKLAPGIFTYGSLGLRAIRKFENIIREELNKRDCLEVLMPMVQPRELWDETGRWDEMGESLLKFQNRNKHWFCLGATHEEAITDYVRNDLKSYRDLPKNIYQIQSKYRDEIRPRFGLMRGREFIMKDAYSFDADEAGALKAYETMYGGYKAIFDRLKLEYRIVQADAGNIGGSQTHEFQLLADAGEDALLVSDTTDFAANVEVCPAIDAVAYVSKDTELKATEKFATPGAKTIADLEKFTGVPSHELVKTLFFSGNEGFDPKDKSLKAFAVLLRGSDEVNPVKVKNMLGMTNPPLMLTDAEVLEVTGANPGSCGPVGLSIPVYMDNGVASLKNYIVGANEDGFHLKNVNHDRDFKATKVGDLRMAKAGDKCPTI; translated from the coding sequence ATGAAATGGTCAAAATCCCATGTTTATACTCTAAAAGAAGCACCATCTGATGCCGAGATTCCAAGTCATCAGTTACTAATTCGCGGAGGCTTTATGAAAAAGCTTGCGCCGGGAATTTTTACTTATGGTTCTTTGGGATTAAGAGCCATTCGAAAATTTGAAAATATCATTCGTGAAGAACTTAACAAGCGTGACTGCCTAGAGGTCTTAATGCCAATGGTTCAACCACGCGAGTTGTGGGACGAAACGGGCCGTTGGGACGAGATGGGCGAAAGTCTTCTAAAGTTCCAAAACCGTAATAAGCATTGGTTCTGCTTAGGGGCCACACATGAAGAAGCGATCACGGACTATGTTCGTAATGACTTAAAGTCTTACCGTGATTTGCCAAAAAATATTTATCAAATCCAATCCAAATACAGAGATGAAATTCGCCCACGCTTTGGACTTATGCGCGGCAGAGAGTTCATCATGAAGGATGCCTATAGCTTTGATGCGGATGAGGCAGGTGCTTTAAAGGCCTATGAGACAATGTATGGCGGTTATAAAGCAATCTTTGATCGTCTAAAGCTCGAATATCGTATTGTTCAAGCTGACGCTGGGAATATCGGTGGTTCTCAAACTCATGAGTTTCAATTATTGGCTGATGCTGGTGAAGACGCTCTTTTAGTGTCTGATACCACGGACTTTGCAGCCAACGTTGAAGTTTGTCCGGCGATTGATGCCGTAGCTTACGTTAGCAAAGACACTGAATTAAAGGCGACAGAGAAGTTTGCAACTCCAGGTGCTAAGACCATTGCAGATTTAGAAAAGTTCACAGGTGTTCCAAGTCATGAACTTGTAAAAACACTTTTCTTCTCTGGTAATGAAGGTTTTGATCCTAAGGATAAGTCTTTAAAAGCTTTTGCAGTTTTACTTCGCGGTTCTGATGAAGTGAATCCAGTGAAAGTAAAGAATATGTTAGGTATGACGAACCCGCCATTGATGTTGACGGATGCTGAGGTTTTGGAAGTGACAGGTGCAAACCCTGGATCTTGTGGACCTGTAGGACTTTCTATTCCAGTTTATATGGATAATGGCGTGGCTTCTTTGAAGAACTACATCGTAGGTGCTAACGAAGACGGCTTCCATCTTAAGAATGTAAACCATGATCGCGATTTCAAAGCTACAAAAGTGGGTGACCTACGCATGGCAAAGGCCGGCGATAAGTGTCCAACAATCTGA